One segment of Ipomoea triloba cultivar NCNSP0323 chromosome 12, ASM357664v1 DNA contains the following:
- the LOC116000509 gene encoding transcription factor bHLH35-like, which produces MENIGDEYKHYWETQTFLQSEELDSYFEEAISAYYDSSSPDGSQSSAASKNIVSERNRRKKLNERLFALRAVVPKISKMDKASIIKDAIEYIQELREQERIIQAEIWELESSGGCRSKKSEFDEEGISSNSKPKRTRLVDDLLPGAGGYDNESPPPGSRSPVDVLELRVSSMGKKTLVVSLTCSKRTDTMIKLCEIFESLDIKIISANITAFSGRLLKTLFIEAEEEEKDLLKIRIETAIATLNDPDSPTMGI; this is translated from the exons ATGGAAAACATTGGCGATGAGTACAAACACTACTGGGAAACTCAAACCTTCCTTCAATCCGAGGAACTCGACAG CTACTTCGAGGAGGCGATTTCGGCGTATTACGATTCGAGCTCGCCGGATGGGTCTCAATCATCGGCGGCATCCAAGAACATAGTTTCGGAGAGGAATAGGAGGAAGAAGCTGAACGAGAGGCTGTTTGCACTCAGGGCAGTGGTTCCCAAGATTAGCAAG ATGGACAAAGCTTCCATAATCAAAGACGCAATAGAGTACATCCAAGAATTGAGAGAACAAGAGCGAATAATTCAAGCAGAAATATGGGAGCTGGAATCGAGTGGGGGCTGCAGATCCAAGAAGAGTGAATTTGATGAAGAGGGAATCAGCTCTAACTCAAAGCCAAAGAGGACAAGACTTGTTGATGACCTTCTTCCTGGGGCTGGGGGGTATGACAATGAATCCCCTCCTCCCGGATCAAGATCTCCAGTTGATGTTCTTGAG CTGAGAGTGTCATCAATGGGGAAAAAAACACTAGTGGTGAGCCTGACATGCAGCAAAAGAACGGACACTATGATCAAGCTGTGCGAGATTTTTGAGTCTTTGGACATCAAAATCATAAGTGCAAACATCACTGCTTTCTCTGGGAGGCTTCTCAAGACTCTTTTTATTGAG GCTGAAGAGGAAGAGAAGGATCTCTTGAAAATTAGGATTGAAACTGCCATTGCAACTCTCAACGATCCGGATAGTCCAACAATGGGGATCTAG
- the LOC115999178 gene encoding DNA ligase 4: MAASNGGEDIKFSVVVSMFQWIHKSKSKPLKQSKFRKFLDTFCRKPHDYFAAMRLILPGLDRDRGSYGLKEHVLATCIIDALGISRDSDDAHRLLNWRKAGPRAGLNAGNFSLVAAEVLQRRQGVSSGGLTIKELNDLLDALASSVNRSEKTTVLSDLIRRTNAQEMKWIVMIILKDLKLGISEKSIFHEFHPDAEDLFNVTCDLKLVCEKLRDRNQRHKRQDIEVGKVVRPQLALRVSNAAAAWKKLHGKEVVVECKFDGDRIQIHKNKAEMHFFSRNFFDHQEYAHAMSDIIAQNILVEKCILDGEMLVWDTSANRFAEFGSNQEIAKAAREGLDSDRQLCYVAFDVLYVGDTSVIHQSLKERHELLRKVVKPIKGSLEILVPNGGLNAHRAPGELCWSVVGHGVDDVEKFFKATVENRDEGIVLKDLNSKWEPGDRSGKWLKLKPEYIRAGSDLDVLIIGGYYGSGRHGGKVAQFLVGISERPSLGTYPRRFISFCRVGTGLSDEELDAVVTRLKPYFRKYEYPKQTPPSFYQVTNSSKERPDVWVESPEKSIIVSITSDIRTIRSEVFAAPYSLRFPRIDRVRYDKPWHECLDVQTFVELVHSSNGTTQRGAYSGRVKDHEPKHIKSKGRERKNALVVPSHFIQTDVSHIKGETSIFLNMVFYFANVPSSHTLDSLHKMVVEHGGTFSMNLNNSVTHCIAAESRGIKFQAAKLRGDVVNCSWLFDCCSQKRLLPLHPKYFLFLSDATKKKLQEEVDEFSDSYYSNLNIDDFKQLLSSICRPEESKTVEYYKKKYCPKDKWCCFHYCSIHFFLHMHSLKSLDQKVLLELAMRRLKLEVSMGGGKVSDDLFHATHLVIISLPEFCVDFDTLLRSFSVSEGHVMCSNKLHVVGSQWLEDCFEKNQKLPEGSYSLKPKNFEASAIKESESDFMIEDHMGKHVIPSSTAKNVGKEKEVALEESTVNMLLPKRDGKRKRRASGRSTSRGKATIIKRPRRTKFGSKPARIDENESSESDASRGIRQNKFGGSDNEENFEFNRWNGENISNHGPEIPVEYVIEDSKPLVEGKEIVQECIDESGVGGEWNASKTLSQNPLDPVQSILLNMIPSLEKTSSSTVVHENVGQKPSSSSTSMDMGLEQEKPPPLDLTPNPIKKKKVSYKDAVAALLKD, from the exons ATGGCGGCGAGCAATGGTGGCGAAGACATCAAGTTCAGCGTGGTGGTGAGCATGTTCCAGTGGATACACAAGAGCAAATCCAAGCCGCTAAAACAGTCCAAGTTCCGAAAGTTTCTGGACACTTTCTGCCGGAAGCCTCATGACTACTTCGCTGCAATGCGGCTCATCCTCCCTGGCCTCGACCGCGATCGCGGCTCCTATGGTCTCAAAGAGCACGTGCTTGCCACCTGCATCATCGACGCCCTCGGCATATCCCGCGACTCCGACGACGCCCACCGCCTCCTTAACTGGCGCAAGGCTGGCCCTAGAGCTGGCCTCAATGCCGGAAATTTCTCCCTTGTAGCCGCTGAG GTCCTACAGCGCAGGCAGGGAGTGTCTTCTGGTGGGCTAACAATAAAAGAATTAAATGACTTGCTTGATGCCttagcttcaagtgtgaacag ATCTGAGAAGACTACTGTTCTTTCTGACCTCATTAGGAGAACAAATGCTCAGGAAATGAAGTGGATTGTTATGATAATTCTCAAAG ATCTTAAGTTGGGAATTAGTGAAAAAAGCATCTTTCATGAATTCCATCCAGATGCAGAAGACTTGTTCAATGTTACTTGCGACTTAAAACTTGTCTGTGAAAAGTTAAGAGATAGAAATCAACGACATAAGCGCCAG GATATTGAAGTTGGAAAAGTGGTGCGCCCTCAACTAGCTCTTAGGGTCAGCAATGCAGCTGCTGCATGGAAGAAG CTTCATGGAAAGGAAGTAGTTGTTGAGTGCAAATTTGATGGGGATCGCATCCAGATTCATAAAAACAAAGCAGAGATGCACTTCTTCTCTAG AAACTTTTTTGATCATCAAGAGTATGCACATGCAATGTCAGATATCATTGCACAGAATATTCTTGTGGAGAA ATGTATACTTGATGGTGAAATGTTAGTCTGGGACACATCTGCAAATCGTTTTGCAGAGTtcggttcaaatcaagaaataG CAAAGGCTGCAAGGGAAGGACTTGATAGTGACAGGCAG TTATGCT ATGTTGCCTTTGATGTTCTTTATGTTGGAGATACCAGTGTTATTCACCAGAGTTTGAAAGAACGACATGAGCTTCTACGTAAGGTTGTGAAGCCTATTAAAGGTAGCTTGGAGATTTTGGTTCCTAATGGTGGCCTTAATGCTCATCGTGCTCCTG GAGAGCTATGCTGGTCAGTCGTTGGTCATGGTGTAGATGATGTGGAGAAGTTTTTTAAAGCAACCGTTGAAAACAG AGATGAAGGAATTGTTCTAAAAGACCTTAATTCAAAATGGGAGCCTGGTGACCGGAGTGGAAAGTGGCTAAAGTTGAAACCTGAGTATATTCGGGCTGGCTCTGATTTGGATGTTCTTATCATTG GAGGTTATTATGGATCTGGACGTCATGGTGGGAAG GTGGCACAATTTTTGGTGGGTATTTCGGAGCGTCCATCTCTTGGCACATATCCAAGAAG ATTCATTTCTTTCTGCAGAGTGGGCACGGGACTCTCTGACGAAGAGCTTGATGCTGTTGTGACTAGATTAAAACCATATTTCAG GAAATATGAATACCCAAAGCAGACACCACCTAGCTTCTATCAAGTAACAAACAGTTCAAAAGAAAGACCAGATGTCTGGGTGGAGAGCCCAGAAAA ATCAATAATTGTTTCTATCACCAGTGATATTCGAACAATAAGATCTGAG GTGTTTGCTGCACCATACAGCTTGAGATTTCCACGTATTGACCGGGTTAGATATGACAAGCCTTGGCATGAGTGTCTTGATGTGCAAA CTTTTGTTGAATTGGTACATTCAAGCAATGGTACCACTCAAAGAGGGGCATACTCTGGAAGGGTGAAGGATCATGAACCAAAGCATATCAAGTCTAAGGGCCGTGAGAGGAAGAATGCTTTAGTTGTTCCTTCTCATTTCATACAGACAGATGTCTCTCATATTAAGGGTGAAACatcaatatttttaaacatGGTATTTT ACTTTGCTAATGTGCCTTCATCACATACCCTGGATTCCTTGCACAAAATGGTTGTTGAACATGGGGGCACTTTCTCAATGAATTTGAATAATTCAGTCACTCATTGCATTGCAGCTGAAAGTAGAG GGATCAAGTTTCAGGCTGCAAAGCTTCGGGGAGATGTTGTTAATTGCTCTTGGCTCTTTGATTGTTGTTCACAAAAAAGGCTCCTTCCTCTACATCCAAA GTACTTCCTTTTCCTTTCTGATGCAACAAAGAAAAAGTTACAAGAAGAAGTTGATGAGTTCTCTGATTCTTACTACAGTAACCTCAATATTGATGATTTTAAACAG CTCTTGAGCAGCATATGTCGACCTGAAGAGTCTAAAACTGTTGAATACTATAAGAAGAAATATTGTCCAAAGGATAAATGGTGTTGTTTTCATTATTGCAGCATTCACTTTTTCCTTCATATGCACTCTTT AAAAAGTTTGGATCAGAAGGTTTTATTGGAGCTTGCAATGAGGAGATTGAAGCTTGAAGTTTCCATGGGAGGTGGCAAAGTTTCCGATGATCTTTTCCATGCTACCCATCTGGTTATCATTTCCCTTCCAGAATTCTGTGTGGACTTCGACACATTGTTGAGGAG CTTTTCTGTATCAGAGGGGCATGTTATGTGCAGTAACAAACTGCATGTAGTGGGGTCACAATGGTTAGAAGATTGTTTTGAGAAAAACCAGAAGTTGCCTGAGGGTAGTTATAGTCTGAAGCCCAAGAATTTTGAAGCATCTGCCATTAAAGAGAG TGAAAGTGACTTCATGATTGAAGACCATATGGGCAAGCATGTCATACCATCTTCGACAGCTAAAAATGTGGGAAAGGAAAAAGAAGTGGCTTTGGAGGAGTCAACTGTCAACATGTTGTTGCCTAAGAGGGATGGCAAAAGAAAACGGAGAGCTAGTGGTAGAAGCACAAGTAGAGGGAAAGCAACCATCATCAAACGTCCACGAAGAACAAAGTTTGGAAGCAAACCAGCTAGGATAGATGAGAATGAATCAAGTGAAAGTGATGCTTCACGGGGAATTAGGCAAAATAAATTTGGGGGGAGTGATAATGAAGAAAACTTTGAATTCAACAGATGGAATGGTGAAAATATAAGCAACCATGGTCCAGAAATCCCAGTGGAATATGTAATTGAAGATTCAAAGCCGCTGGTGGAAGGAAAAGAAATTGTTCAAGAGTGTATAGACGAGAGTGGTGTTGGAGGAGAATGGAATGCTAGCAAAACCTTATCTCAAAACCCTCTCGATCCAGTCCAATCAATTTTATTGAATATGATACCAAGCCTTGAGAAGACATCCAGCAGCACGGTTGTGCATGAAAATGTCGGGCAGAAACCGAGCAGTAGCAGCACCAGCATGGATATGGGTCTTGAGCAAGAAAAGCCACCACCACTAGATCTCACACCAAATccaataaagaagaagaaagtgagCTACAAGGATGCAGTAGCTGCATTGCTCAAGGATTAG
- the LOC115999179 gene encoding iron-sulfur protein NUBPL isoform X1, translating to MKGVFKHFTLGGVRGFAVGRGTSPNTQNLKIKGIKDIIAVASGKGGVGKSTTSVNLAVSLANKCRLRVGLLDADIYGPSIPMMMRLHGKPEVSQERKMIPIESYGVKCISMGSLVEEGAAIVWRGPMVMKALEQMTRGVDWGILDILVVDMPPGTGDAQISISQRLQLSGGLIVSTPQDVALMDARRGAKMFSKVNVPILGILENMSYFKCPNCNEPSYIFGKGGARKTADEMGMKFLGEVPLEVGIRSGSDEGLPIVVSEPHSVVSQVYGEIAEKVVKGLEELDQEQHFRPEITL from the exons ATGAAGGGGGTTTTCAAGCATTTCACT CTTGGTGGGGTGAGGGGGTTCGCAGTGGGGCGTGGTACGTCACCCAATACCCAAAACCTTAAGATTAAAGGAATTAAAGACATCATAGCGGTTGCTTCAGGCAAAGGTGGTGTTGGCAAGTCCACCACTTCTG TTAATTTGGCTGTTTCACTTGCCAATAAGTGTCGACTTAGAGTCGGGTTGCTGGATGCTGATATCTATGGGCCTTCAATTCCTATGATGATGAGACTCCATGGGAAGCCTGAAGTGAGTCAAG AGAGGAAGATGATTCCAATTGAAAGTTATGGCGTTAAATGTATTTCAATGGGATCTCTTGTGGAGGAAGGTGCAGCAATCGTATGGAGGGGACCTATG GTCATGAAAGCTCTTGAGCAGATGACTAGAGGAGTTGATTGGGGAATCCTAGATATTCTTGTGGTGGATATGCCCCCAGGTACTGGAGATGCTCAGATATCTATTTCCCAGAGGCTTCAGTTGTCAG GAGGATTGATTGTTTCAACTCCTCAGGATGTTGCATTAATGGATGCTCGCAGAGGTGCTAAAATGTTTTCCAAAGTTAATGTTCCG ATTCTAGGAATCTTGGAAAACATGAGCTACTTTAAATGCCCAAATTGCAATGAACCCTCATATATCTTTGGCAAAGGAGGGGCTCGTAAAACAGCTGACGAAATGGGCATGAAGTTTCTTGGTGAG GTACCACTAGAAGTAGGGATCAGAAGTGGTTCTGATGAAGGTCTCCCAATTGTAGTATCAGAACCTCATTCTGTAGTATCCCAAGTGTATGGTGAGATTGCTGAGAAAGTTGTCAAAGGACTTGAAGAATTGGACCAGGAGCAACATTTCCGACCAGAGATAACTTTGTGA
- the LOC115999179 gene encoding iron-sulfur protein NUBPL isoform X2 produces the protein MKGVFKHFTLGGVRGFAVGRGTSPNTQNLKIKGIKDIIAVASGKGGVGKSTTSERKMIPIESYGVKCISMGSLVEEGAAIVWRGPMVMKALEQMTRGVDWGILDILVVDMPPGTGDAQISISQRLQLSGGLIVSTPQDVALMDARRGAKMFSKVNVPILGILENMSYFKCPNCNEPSYIFGKGGARKTADEMGMKFLGEVPLEVGIRSGSDEGLPIVVSEPHSVVSQVYGEIAEKVVKGLEELDQEQHFRPEITL, from the exons ATGAAGGGGGTTTTCAAGCATTTCACT CTTGGTGGGGTGAGGGGGTTCGCAGTGGGGCGTGGTACGTCACCCAATACCCAAAACCTTAAGATTAAAGGAATTAAAGACATCATAGCGGTTGCTTCAGGCAAAGGTGGTGTTGGCAAGTCCACCACTTCTG AGAGGAAGATGATTCCAATTGAAAGTTATGGCGTTAAATGTATTTCAATGGGATCTCTTGTGGAGGAAGGTGCAGCAATCGTATGGAGGGGACCTATG GTCATGAAAGCTCTTGAGCAGATGACTAGAGGAGTTGATTGGGGAATCCTAGATATTCTTGTGGTGGATATGCCCCCAGGTACTGGAGATGCTCAGATATCTATTTCCCAGAGGCTTCAGTTGTCAG GAGGATTGATTGTTTCAACTCCTCAGGATGTTGCATTAATGGATGCTCGCAGAGGTGCTAAAATGTTTTCCAAAGTTAATGTTCCG ATTCTAGGAATCTTGGAAAACATGAGCTACTTTAAATGCCCAAATTGCAATGAACCCTCATATATCTTTGGCAAAGGAGGGGCTCGTAAAACAGCTGACGAAATGGGCATGAAGTTTCTTGGTGAG GTACCACTAGAAGTAGGGATCAGAAGTGGTTCTGATGAAGGTCTCCCAATTGTAGTATCAGAACCTCATTCTGTAGTATCCCAAGTGTATGGTGAGATTGCTGAGAAAGTTGTCAAAGGACTTGAAGAATTGGACCAGGAGCAACATTTCCGACCAGAGATAACTTTGTGA